A genomic stretch from Erwinia sp. E_sp_B01_1 includes:
- a CDS encoding ATP-dependent endonuclease — protein MILEHVSVRGFRGISHLSLPLEQGNVLIGENAWGKSSLLDALTLLLAPQALPYDFSLHDFHSPHGSQPARLTPLSLQFTFCESEPGEAHNPLWSPFFSAWQRGPDGRARLRFRTEGEVLLSQQVATRRDFVTDAGKVIEGVDADALLRQLIRLHPVLRLRDARFTRRLRQPAHNGASEESLTALAGQIDALTRDLVSRPQSLTDEAIRQGVQTLQQLLGHYFALQPGADAEPQQRMAPQQRHTPQGWHALDSLNQVVADADNRSRQLILLRMFSLLAQAKGIDRLDPHARPLLLIEDPETRLHPIMLAVAWGLLTLLPLQKITTTNSAELLSQVPVEEVCRLAREDRQVVAWRLGPSGMNAEESRRIAFHIRFNRPSAFFARCWLLVEGETEVWVMNELARQCGVHFAAEGIKVIEFAQSGLRPLLKFAQRMGIAWHVLTDGDQAGKKYAATARSQLQEHRQTGHRHLTELPALDMEHFLYKQGFSEVYHRMARLPMNVPMNLRRIISKAIQRSSKPELAIEVATEAAERGVESVPQVLREMFTTVQRLAREQGEF, from the coding sequence ATGATTCTTGAACATGTCTCGGTAAGGGGATTTCGCGGAATTTCACATCTTTCGTTGCCTCTGGAGCAGGGAAACGTGCTGATCGGCGAAAATGCCTGGGGGAAATCGAGCCTGCTGGATGCCCTGACCCTGCTTCTGGCGCCTCAGGCTTTGCCGTATGACTTTTCCCTGCACGATTTCCACTCGCCTCATGGCAGTCAGCCTGCCCGGTTAACCCCGCTGTCGTTACAATTTACCTTTTGCGAAAGTGAGCCCGGTGAAGCCCATAATCCGCTGTGGTCGCCGTTTTTCTCCGCCTGGCAGCGAGGCCCGGATGGCAGGGCGCGCCTGCGGTTTCGCACCGAAGGCGAGGTGTTGCTGAGTCAGCAGGTGGCGACCAGAAGAGATTTTGTTACCGACGCGGGAAAAGTGATTGAGGGTGTGGACGCTGATGCGCTGCTCCGGCAACTTATCCGGCTGCATCCGGTTTTGCGGCTGAGGGATGCGCGTTTTACCCGGAGGCTGCGTCAGCCTGCGCATAATGGCGCTTCAGAAGAGTCTCTGACTGCGCTGGCAGGCCAGATAGATGCCCTGACTCGCGATCTGGTTTCACGTCCGCAAAGCCTGACTGATGAGGCTATCAGGCAAGGGGTGCAGACGCTGCAACAGCTGCTCGGGCACTACTTTGCGCTGCAACCCGGTGCTGATGCAGAGCCTCAGCAGCGAATGGCTCCCCAACAGCGTCATACCCCTCAGGGATGGCACGCGCTGGACAGCCTGAATCAGGTGGTGGCGGATGCTGATAACCGTAGCCGGCAGCTCATCCTGTTGCGGATGTTCTCGCTTCTGGCCCAGGCTAAAGGTATCGATCGGCTGGACCCTCATGCCCGTCCTCTGCTGTTGATTGAAGATCCCGAGACAAGGCTGCATCCGATTATGCTGGCCGTGGCGTGGGGATTACTCACGCTGCTGCCTTTGCAGAAAATCACCACCACGAACTCCGCAGAACTGCTTTCGCAGGTGCCGGTAGAAGAGGTTTGTCGCCTGGCGAGGGAGGATCGCCAGGTGGTTGCCTGGCGTTTGGGGCCTTCCGGGATGAACGCGGAAGAGAGCCGGCGCATCGCTTTTCATATCCGGTTTAACCGTCCCTCTGCATTTTTTGCCCGTTGCTGGCTGCTGGTGGAGGGCGAAACGGAAGTGTGGGTGATGAATGAACTGGCCCGTCAGTGTGGGGTTCACTTTGCGGCTGAAGGGATCAAAGTCATTGAATTTGCTCAATCGGGGCTGCGTCCCTTGCTGAAATTTGCGCAAAGGATGGGCATTGCCTGGCACGTATTGACCGATGGCGATCAGGCCGGGAAAAAGTATGCCGCCACGGCCAGAAGCCAGCTGCAAGAGCACCGGCAAACCGGGCATCGTCATCTGACGGAATTACCCGCACTGGATATGGAGCATTTCCTGTATAAGCAGGGATTTTCAGAGGTTTATCATCGAATGGCACGCTTGCCCATGAATGTGCCCATGAACCTGCGGCGGATTATCAGTAAAGCGATTCAGCGGTCGTCCAAGCCAGAACTGGCTATTGAAGTTGCTACCGAGGCGGCGGAACGGGGTGTGGAATCTGTGCCTCAGGTGCTGAGAGAAATGTTTACCACCGTGCAGCGGCTGGCAAGAGAACAGGGGGAATTCTGA
- the clpS gene encoding ATP-dependent Clp protease adapter ClpS, whose product MGNTNDWLNFEHLADDKLREGLKPPSMYKVILNNDDYTPMEFVIDVLQKFFSYDVERATQLMLAVHYQGKAICGVFTAEVAETKVAHINKYARENEHPLLCTLEKA is encoded by the coding sequence ATGGGAAACACTAACGATTGGCTTAACTTTGAACACCTTGCAGATGACAAGCTCCGTGAAGGACTTAAGCCACCTTCGATGTATAAAGTTATTCTTAACAATGACGATTATACACCTATGGAATTTGTTATTGACGTACTGCAAAAGTTCTTTTCTTATGATGTTGAACGTGCAACGCAATTGATGCTTGCGGTCCATTACCAGGGAAAGGCGATCTGCGGTGTTTTTACTGCCGAAGTGGCAGAGACCAAAGTCGCACACATAAATAAGTACGCCAGGGAGAACGAGCATCCGTTGCTGTGTACGCTGGAAAAAGCCTGA
- the infA gene encoding translation initiation factor IF-1: MAKEDNIEMQGTVLDTLPNTMFRVELENGHVVTAHISGKMRKNYIRILTGDKVTVELTPYDLSKGRIVFRSR, encoded by the coding sequence ATGGCCAAAGAAGACAATATTGAAATGCAAGGTACCGTACTGGATACGTTACCTAACACCATGTTTCGCGTTGAGTTAGAAAACGGACACGTGGTTACCGCTCACATCTCCGGTAAAATGCGCAAAAACTATATCCGCATCCTGACGGGCGACAAAGTCACTGTAGAGCTGACCCCGTACGACCTGAGCAAAGGCCGCATTGTCTTCCGTAGTCGCTAA
- the clpA gene encoding ATP-dependent Clp protease ATP-binding subunit ClpA translates to MLNQELELSLNMAFARAREHRHEFMTVEHLLLALLSNPSAREALEACTVDIVALRQELEAFIEQTTPVLPVSEEERDTQPTLSFQRVLQRAVFHVQSSGRSEVAGANVLVAIFSEQESQAAYLLRKHEVSRLDVVNFISHGTRKDEPGPASGAENPVNEEQAGGEDRMENFTTNLNQLARVGGIDPLIGREKELERTVQVLCRRRKNNPLLVGESGVGKTAIAEGLAWRIVQGDVPEVMKDATIYSLDIGSLLAGTKYRGDFEKRFKALLKQLEQDNNSILFIDEIHTIIGAGAASGGQVDAANLIKPLLSSGKIRVMGSTTYQEFSNIFEKDRALARRFQKIDITEPSVDETVQILNGLKPKYEAHHDVRYTAKAVRAAVELAVKYINDRHLPDKAIDVIDEAGARSRLMPVSKRKKTVNVSDIESVVARIARIPEKSVSATDRDTLKTLSDRLKMLVFGQDDAIEALTEAIKMSRAGLGQDRKPVGSFLFAGPTGVGKTEVTVQLAKALGIELLRFDMSEYMERHTVSRLIGAPPGYVGFDQGGLLTDAVIKHPHAVVLLDEIEKAHPDVFNLLLQVMDNGMLTDNNGRKADFRNVVVVMTTNAGVRETERKSIGLIQQDNSTDAMEEIKKIFTPEFRNRLDNIIWFKHLDTEVIHQVVDKFIVELQAQLDAKGVSLEVSDEAREWLAVKGYDKAMGARPMARTVQESLKKPLANELLFGSLVDGGSVSVALDKANNQLTYDFVSAEKRKTEGSVH, encoded by the coding sequence ATGCTCAATCAAGAACTGGAACTCAGTTTAAATATGGCTTTCGCCAGAGCGCGCGAGCACCGTCACGAGTTTATGACCGTCGAGCATCTGTTACTGGCTCTGCTCAGTAACCCGTCGGCCAGAGAGGCTCTTGAAGCCTGTACGGTCGATATCGTGGCTTTACGACAGGAACTCGAGGCCTTCATCGAACAAACCACCCCGGTCTTGCCGGTCAGCGAAGAAGAGCGCGACACTCAGCCGACGCTCAGCTTCCAGCGCGTATTACAGCGCGCCGTTTTTCACGTGCAGTCTTCCGGACGCAGCGAAGTCGCCGGTGCGAACGTTCTGGTCGCTATTTTCAGCGAGCAGGAGTCGCAGGCCGCTTATCTGCTGCGCAAGCATGAAGTCAGCCGCCTTGATGTGGTTAACTTCATTTCCCACGGTACTCGTAAAGATGAACCAGGCCCCGCTTCTGGCGCGGAAAACCCGGTCAACGAAGAGCAGGCAGGCGGGGAGGATCGTATGGAAAACTTCACCACCAATCTTAATCAGCTTGCTCGTGTGGGGGGTATTGACCCGCTGATTGGGCGTGAGAAAGAACTGGAACGTACCGTTCAGGTACTTTGCCGCCGCCGTAAAAATAACCCGCTGCTGGTGGGTGAATCTGGCGTCGGTAAAACGGCCATTGCGGAAGGTCTGGCCTGGCGCATAGTGCAGGGCGACGTTCCGGAAGTGATGAAGGATGCCACGATCTATTCGCTGGATATCGGCTCATTGCTGGCGGGAACCAAATACCGTGGTGATTTTGAAAAACGCTTTAAAGCACTGTTGAAGCAGCTTGAGCAGGACAACAACAGCATTCTGTTTATCGATGAAATTCATACCATCATCGGTGCAGGCGCTGCTTCTGGTGGCCAGGTAGATGCCGCCAATCTGATCAAGCCTCTGCTCTCCAGCGGTAAAATCCGTGTGATGGGTTCCACAACCTATCAGGAGTTCAGCAACATCTTTGAAAAGGATCGGGCGCTGGCCCGCCGTTTCCAGAAGATCGATATCACTGAGCCTTCTGTTGATGAAACCGTACAGATTCTGAACGGGCTGAAGCCGAAATATGAAGCGCATCATGACGTACGCTACACCGCGAAAGCGGTACGGGCAGCGGTTGAGCTGGCGGTAAAATATATCAACGATCGTCATCTGCCCGACAAGGCCATTGACGTTATTGATGAAGCCGGGGCCCGTTCCCGTCTGATGCCGGTCAGCAAGCGTAAGAAAACCGTCAACGTGTCGGATATCGAATCTGTGGTTGCCCGCATCGCGCGCATTCCAGAGAAAAGTGTTTCGGCCACTGACCGGGATACGCTGAAAACGCTGAGCGATCGTCTGAAAATGCTGGTGTTCGGCCAGGATGATGCCATTGAAGCCCTGACCGAAGCGATCAAAATGAGCCGTGCAGGCCTGGGCCAGGATCGCAAACCTGTAGGTTCCTTCCTGTTTGCCGGCCCTACGGGCGTAGGTAAAACGGAAGTGACCGTTCAGCTGGCTAAAGCTTTGGGCATTGAGCTGCTGCGTTTCGATATGTCGGAATATATGGAGCGTCACACCGTCAGCCGTTTGATTGGTGCGCCTCCGGGCTATGTTGGCTTCGATCAGGGCGGGCTGCTGACTGATGCGGTGATTAAACATCCGCATGCGGTTGTGCTGCTTGATGAGATTGAGAAAGCTCACCCGGATGTCTTTAACCTCCTGCTGCAGGTGATGGATAACGGCATGCTGACCGATAATAACGGTCGTAAAGCTGATTTCCGTAATGTGGTAGTGGTGATGACCACCAACGCCGGCGTGCGTGAAACCGAGCGTAAATCCATCGGCCTGATCCAGCAGGACAACAGCACCGATGCAATGGAAGAGATCAAGAAGATCTTCACGCCAGAGTTCCGCAACCGTCTGGACAATATTATCTGGTTTAAACACCTTGATACTGAGGTCATTCACCAGGTAGTGGACAAGTTTATTGTCGAGTTGCAGGCGCAGTTGGATGCCAAAGGTGTGTCGCTTGAAGTCAGCGATGAGGCTCGCGAATGGCTGGCAGTGAAAGGATACGACAAGGCGATGGGCGCAAGGCCGATGGCGCGTACCGTTCAGGAAAGCCTGAAAAAACCGCTGGCGAACGAACTGTTGTTCGGCTCACTGGTGGATGGCGGTTCGGTCTCGGTTGCGCTGGACAAAGCAAACAACCAACTGACGTACGATTTCGTCAGCGCTGAGAAGCGTAAAACGGAAGGATCTGTGCACTAA
- the cspD gene encoding cold shock-like protein CspD, protein METGTVKWFNNAKGFGFICPVSGGEDIFAHYSTIQMDGYRTLKAGQQVQFDVHQGPKGNHASLIVPVETEMAISA, encoded by the coding sequence ATGGAGACGGGTACTGTTAAATGGTTCAATAATGCCAAAGGCTTCGGTTTTATCTGTCCGGTCAGTGGCGGCGAGGATATCTTCGCGCACTACTCAACCATCCAGATGGATGGCTACAGAACGCTGAAAGCCGGGCAACAAGTCCAGTTTGATGTGCATCAGGGTCCGAAAGGCAATCACGCCAGCCTCATCGTCCCTGTGGAAACGGAAATGGCAATCAGTGCCTGA